The proteins below come from a single Ictalurus punctatus breed USDA103 chromosome 29, Coco_2.0, whole genome shotgun sequence genomic window:
- the LOC108260492 gene encoding mannosyl-oligosaccharide glucosidase — MANSSLRQANTNTGRQRKRNIIVNGETCSQKEEKPPVPSQKKKKIRMTISKIFINISIGLCIFSLVWFSYTLYMRSALSRRAVTLHPSPRVLDANSTTAAVSPERFWGSYRPQVYFGMKTRSPKSVVTGLMWMSQILDNDVKLRHTCEQGDGLSSFGWLMHDGVNFGMQQIRDTEFTLTTTFVKRLGGEHGGDWTWRITGRQHSTAPHAPVISLMFYVATDTQGSLQAHIENRTRLSHVTGTSEELGDFKITFKKPTNREEATNKYASYNYLQTLSPGLDQLTDIVKNSLSRRFVFSPSSAEKSLYIAVDTYRPPLQAQKDNRVQSDFVVHQVTVQVPFQIEVLFESGSFHDRPNQLKGSVLTEELTRLKLSYNEKFEKTFGLQNKGFTPAQVRFGKAALSNMLGGMGYFFGQSVVRSPYSEHAIFYPEGALFTAVPSRSFFPRGFLWDEGFHQLLIRKWDPQVTREALAHWLDLISVEGWIPREQILGDEALSKVPSEFVVQHTENANPPTFFLVLEEFLEHLEAHPDAPQFRNSLPFLRRLYPRLQTWFEWYNTTQAGPLPSSYRWRGRDKDTNLFLNAKTLTSGLDDYPRASHPSEDERHVDLYCWMVLASRTMTSMARLLGEPHQEYERTYQTLSNNSLLSELHWSEQLHAFCDYGNHTQAVSLQQEKVVVPPGQMRHQLPVKRLVRSVRKAPKLQYVNALGYVSLFPFLLHVLTPDSQKLEHILKDIQDPARLWTPYGLRSLSRSDPIYMKRNTEHDPPYWRGAIWININYLALRALHHYSSIDGPYQETASDLYQELRTNIINNIYKQYHETGYIWEQYSDSTGRGQGSHPFTGWSALIVLIMAEEY, encoded by the exons ATGGCTAACTCCAGTCTGAG GCAGGCCAACACAAATACAGGAAGGCAGAGGAAGAGGAACATCATCGTAAATGGAGAGACTTGCTCTCAGAAGGAAGAGAAACCACCAGTTCCTTcccagaagaaaaagaagataaGAATGACCATTAGTAAGATCTTCATCAACATTTCCATCGGGTTGTGCATTTTCAGCCTCGTCTGGTTCTCCTACACCCTGTACATGCGCTCGGCCTTGTCCAGGAGAGCAGTGACGCTTCATCCTTCACCTCGGGTCTTAGATGCAAACAGCACCACCGCCGCCGTGTCTCCCGAGAGGTTCTGGGGCTCTTATCGGCCGCAGGTTTATTTCGGCATGAAAACAAGAAGTCCGAAATCTGTCGTTACAG GCTTGATGTGGATGAGTCAAATCTTGGACAATGACGTGAAGCTGAGGCACACGTGTGAGCAGGGGGATGGATTGAGTTCCTTTGGCTGGCTGATGCACGACGGGGTTAATTTTGGCATGCAGCAGATCCGGGACACCGAGTTCACCCTGACGACGACTTTCGTGAAACGCCTGGGAGGGGAACACGGTGGGGACTGGACCTGGAGAATCACAGGCAGGCAGCAC AGCACTGCCCCTCATGCGCCGGTCATCTCACTGATGTTCTACGTGGCTACAGATACCCAGGGTTCCCTGCAAGCTCACATAGAGAATAGGACACGCCTGAGCCATGTTACAGGCACTTCAGAGGAACTAGGAGACTTCAAAATCACTTTCAAAAAACCTACCAACAGAGAGGAGGCTACCAATAAATACGCCAG CTATAATTACTTGCAGACGCTGAGCCCTGGTCTGGACCAATTAACAGACATCGTGAAGAACAGCCTGAGTCGCAGATTTGTTTTTAGTCCATCCAGTGCCGAGAAGAGTCTTTACATTGCTGTGGATACCTACAGACCTCCTCTGCAAGCGCAAAAAGATAACCGCGTCCAGAGTGACTTTGTGGTGCACCAGGTTACTGTCCAGGTTCCCTTCCAGATTGAGGTTTTGTTTGAGTCTGGAAGTTTCCATGACCGACCCAACCAGTTGAAGGGCTCGGTGCTGACTGAGGAGCTTACGAGGCTGAAGTTGTCTTACAATGAGAAGTTTGAGAAGACGTTCGGACTTCAGAATAAAGGGTTTACTCCAGCCCAGGTGAGGTTTGGCAAGGCTGCTTTAAGCAACATGCTTGGTGGTATGGGCTACTTTTTTGGACAGTCAGTGGTGCGGTCACCATATAGCGAGCACGCCATATTTTACCCAGAGGGTGCCTTGTTCACTGCTGTGCCCTCCCGCTCCTTCTTCCCAAGGGGTTTCCTGTGGGACGAAGGCTTCCATCAGCTCCTCATCCGTAAGTGGGACCCCCAGGTGACGCGGGAGGCTCTTGCTCATTGGTTGGACTTGATCAGTGTGGAGGGCTGGATCCCACGTGAACAGATCCTGGGTGATGAGGCGCTCAGCAAGGTCCCTTCAGAGTTTGTAGTGCAGCACACTGAAAATGCAAACCCTCCTACATTCTTTCTTGTCCTGGAGGAGTTTTTGGAGCACCTTGAGGCGCATCCAGATGCACCACAGTTTCGGAATTCTCTACCTTTCCTCCGAAGGTTGTACCCCCGACTGCAGACTTGGTTCGAGTGGTATAACACCACTCAAGCTGGACCCTTGCCCAGCTCCTACCGTTGGCGTGGCAGGGACAAGGACACCAACCTCTTCCTCAACGCTAAGACCTTGACTTCCGGGTTGGACGACTACCCCCGTGCATCACACCCTTCTGAGGATGAAAGACATGTGGATTTGTACTGTTGGATGGTGCTTGCATCACGGACCATGACGAGCATGGCGCGACTGCTCGGAGAACCCCATCAGGAATACGAGCGCACCTACCAGACCCTCAGCAACAACAGCCTTCTGAGTGAGTTGCACTGGTCCGAGCAGCTTCATGCCTTCTGTGACTACGGTAACCACACTCAGGCTGTATCACTGCAGCAAGAAAAGGTTGTTGTGCCACCTGGACAGATGAGGCACCAGTTACCAGTAAAACGCCTGGTGCGGTCAGTACGCAAAGCCCCAAAGCTTCAGTACGTCAATGCGCTTGGCTACGTTAGTCTGTTTCCATTCTTGCTTCATGTCCTGACACCTGACTCCCAAAAACTCGAGCACATTTTGAAAGACATTCAAGATCCTGCTCGCTTGTGGACACCCTATGGCTTGCGCTCACTTTCCCGTTCAGACCCAATTTATATGAAGCGCAATACAGAGCACGATCCCCCTTACTGGCGTGGTGCTATATGGATCAACATCAACTACCTGGCACTAAGGGCGCTGCACCATTACAGCAGTATAGACGGACCATACCAGGAGACGGCTTCTGACCTCTATCAAGAGCTCAGGACTAACATCATCAATAACATTTACAAACAGTACCATGAGACTGGATATATCTGGGAACAGTACAGTGACAGCACAGGTCGGGGACAGGGTAGCCACCCTTTCACAGGCTGGTCAGCTCTGATTGTACTCATCATGGCTGAAGAATACTGA
- the mogs gene encoding mannosyl-oligosaccharide glucosidase, translating into MGTLRKRNVTADGEPHSQKEEKPPVRKEKKKGKTDISKIFINISIGLCIFSLVWFFYALYMRSALAKRAVTLHPSPRVLDANSTTAAVSPERFWGSYRPQVYFGMKTRSPRSVVTGLMWMRQFSAMGVNLRHTCEQGDRLRSYGWLFHDGINFGIQQIQDTDFSLTTTFVKRMGGEHGGDWAWRIIGKKHSTSPHAPVVSLMFYVAADTQGSLQAHIENRTRLSHVTGTSDELGDFKITFGKPTEGEASPDKYASYNYLQTLSPGLDQLTDIVKNSLSRRFVFSPSSAKKSLYIAVDTYRPPLQAQKDNRIQSDFVVHQVTVQVPFQIEVLFESGSFHDRPNQLKGSVLTEELTRLKLSYNEKFEKTFGLQNKEFTPAQVRFGNAALSNMLGGMGYFFGQSVVRSPYSEHPIFYPEGALFTAVPSRSFFPRGFLWDEGFHQLLIRKWDPQVTREALAHWLDLINVEGWIPREQILGDEALSKVPSEFVVQHTENANPPTFFLVLEEFLEHLEAHPDAPQFRNSLPFLQRLYPRLQTWFEWYNTTQAGPLPSSYRWRGRDKDTNLFLNPKTLTSGLDDYPRASHPSEDERHVDLYCWMVLASRTMTSMARLLGEPHQEYERTYQTLSNNSLLSELHWSEQLHAFCDYGNHTQAVSLQQEKVVVPPGQMRHKLPVKRLVRSVRKAPKLQYVNALGYVSLFPFLLHVLTPDSQKLEHILKDIRDPARLWTPYGLRSLSRSDPIYMKRNTEHDLPYWRGAIWININYLALRALHHYSSIDGPYQETASDLYQELRTNIINNIYKQYHETGYIWEQYSDSTGRGQGSHPFTGWSALIVLIMAEEY; encoded by the exons ATGGGGACGCTGAGGAAGAGGAACGTGACTGCAGATGGAGAGCCTCACTCTCAGAAAGAGGAGAAGCCTCCGGTccggaaggaaaagaaaaaaggaaagacagaTATTAGCAAAATCTTCATCAACATTTCCATCGGGTTGTGCATTTTCAGCCTCGTCTGGTTTTTTTATGCCCTGTACATGCGCTCGGCTTTGGCCAAGAGAGCAGTGACGCTTCATCCTTCGCCTCGGGTCTTAGATGCAAACAGCACCACAGCTGCCGTGTCTCCCGAGAGGTTCTGGGGCTCGTATCGGCCGCAGGTTTATTTCGGCATGAAAACAAGAAGTCCGAGATCTGTCGTTACAG GCTTGATGTGGATGCGTCAGTTCTCTGCCATGGGCGTTAACCTGAGGCACACGTGTGAGCAGGGGGACCGGTTGCGATCCTACGGCTGGCTATTTCACGATGGCATCAACTTTGGCATACAGCAGATCCAAGACACAGATTTTAGTCTCACAACGACCTTCGTGAAACGTATGGGAGGGGAACATGGTGGCGACTGGGCGTGGAGAATCATAGGCAAGAAACAC AGCACTTCCCCTCATGCTCCAGTTGTTTCGCTGATGTTCTACGTGGCTGCAGATACTCAGGGTTCCCTGCAAGCTCACATAGAGAATAGGACACGCCTGAGCCATGTTACAGGCACTTCAGACGAACTAGGAGACTTCAAAATCACTTTTGGCAAACCCACCGAAGGAGAGGCGTCTCCCGATAAATACGCCAG CTATAATTACTTGCAGACGCTGAGCCCTGGTCTGGACCAATTAACAGACATCGTGAAGAACAGCCTGAGTCGCAGATTTGTTTTTAGTCCATCCAGTGCCAAGAAGAGTCTTTACATTGCTGTGGATACCTACAGACCTCCTCTGCAAGCGCAAAAAGATAACCGCATCCAGAGTGACTTTGTGGTGCACCAGGTTACTGTCCAGGTTCCCTTCCAGATTGAGGTTTTGTTTGAGTCTGGAAGTTTCCATGACCGACCCAACCAGTTGAAGGGCTCGGTGCTGACTGAGGAGCTTACGAGGCTGAAGTTGTCTTACAATGAGAAGTTTGAGAAGACGTTCGGACTTCAGAATAAAGAGTTTACTCCAGCCCAGGTGAGGTTTGGCAATGCTGCTTTAAGCAACATGCTTGGTGGTATGGGCTACTTTTTTGGACAGTCAGTGGTGCGGTCACCATATAGCGAGCACCCCATATTTTACCCAGAGGGTGCCTTGTTCACTGCTGTGCCCTCCCGCTCCTTCTTCCCAAGGGGTTTCCTGTGGGACGAAGGCTTCCATCAGCTCCTCATCCGTAAGTGGGACCCCCAGGTGACGCGGGAGGCTCTTGCTCATTGGTTGGACTTGATCAATGTGGAGGGCTGGATCCCACGTGAACAGATCCTGGGTGATGAGGCGCTCAGCAAGGTCCCTTCAGAGTTTGTAGTGCAGCACACTGAAAATGCAAACCCTCCTACATTCTTTCTTGTCCTGGAGGAGTTTTTGGAGCACCTTGAGGCGCATCCAGATGCACCACAATTTCGGAATTCTCTACCTTTCCTCCAAAGGTTGTACCCCCGACTGCAGACTTGGTTCGAGTGGTATAACACCACTCAAGCTGGACCCTTGCCCAGCTCCTACCGTTGGCGTGGCAGGGACAAGGACACCAACCTCTTCCTCAACCCTAAGACCTTGACTTCCGGGTTGGACGACTACCCCCGTGCATCACACCCTTCTGAGGATGAAAGACATGTGGATTTGTACTGTTGGATGGTGCTTGCATCACGGACCATGACGAGCATGGCGCGACTGCTCGGAGAACCCCATCAGGAATACGAGCGCACCTACCAGACCCTCAGCAACAACAGCCTTCTGAGTGAGTTGCACTGGTCTGAGCAGCTTCATGCCTTCTGTGACTACGGTAACCACACTCAGGCTGTATCACTGCAGCAAGAAAAGGTTGTTGTGCCACCTGGACAGATGAGGCACAAGTTACCAGTAAAACGCCTGGTACGGTCAGTACGCAAAGCCCCAAAGCTTCAGTACGTCAATGCGCTTGGCTACGTTAGTCTGTTTCCATTCTTGCTTCACGTCCTGACACCTGACTCCCAAAAACTCGAGCATATTTTGAAAGACATTCGAGATCCTGCTCGCTTGTGGACACCCTATGGCTTGCGCTCACTTTCCCGTTCAGACCCAATTTATATGAAGCGCAATACAGAGCACGATCTCCCTTACTGGCGTGGTGCTATATGGATCAACATCAACTACCTGGCACTAAGGGCGCTGCACCATTACAGCAGTATAGACGGACCATACCAGGAGACGGCTTCTGATCTCTATCAAGAGCTCAGGACTAACATCATCAATAACATTTACAAACAGTACCATGAGACTGGATATATCTGGGAACAGTACAGTGACAGCACAGGTCGGGGACAGGGTAGCCACCCTTTCACAGGCTGGTCAGCTCTGATTGTACTCATCATGGCTGAAGAATACTGA